GCCGGTTTCGGCTTCACGGCTCTGTCGGTCAATCTTCAGCCCACCACAGCAGATATGGGCGCTCCTTCTCAACTCAATCGCGGCTTGGCGGGCGCAGTCAAGCGTATTCCCCACAACCCGCCAACCTGTTAAGTCTCTCAGGACAACAATGTTTATCTTTAGGTAAACCCAGCGGAGCGGACAGGCCCGGTAGGTGACCTTCTGTCCAAGACAGTGGGCAGGCCCCGTACGAATGCCGTTCTGGAGGAGTGGCGTGCCCAGGCGCATCCGTTCACGACGATGCCCAAGACGCTGAATCCCAAAACGGCAGTCTGTTTGCCCTTCAGCGTTCCTGACCGGGCCATCAAGCAAGCCGCCAGCGATCTCGCCGTACTCAGTTCAGTTTCTTGCTTTCAATTTACACGAGCCGTTCTCGAAGGATGTCGCCATGCCCAACTACGTTCTGAAAACCCGTCTACTGACCACCCTCGCCGCCCTGCTGCTGGGCCAGACCCTCGCAGCTGGCTTACCCGACGCTCAGGTTCTGCTCGATCAGGGCAAATGGCAGGACGCAGCCAACTCGGCGGCTGGCCTCAAGTCTGCCGAGGGCTACGCGCTGGCCGCTCAGTCGTACACCATCGGCGCGGCGCTGCTGCCCGATAACCAGAAAAAGGCCCAGTTTGAAAAGGCCCAAGACCTCGCCAAGCAGGCCATTAAGCTGGACGCCAACAGCGCCAGCGCCCACTTTGAATTGGCCCGCGCTGATGGCCGCCTGGCGCAGTACAGCGGCATTATGCAGAGTCTGGGCCTGGCCGGTGA
Above is a genomic segment from Deinococcus detaillensis containing:
- a CDS encoding tetratricopeptide repeat protein, whose protein sequence is MPNYVLKTRLLTTLAALLLGQTLAAGLPDAQVLLDQGKWQDAANSAAGLKSAEGYALAAQSYTIGAALLPDNQKKAQFEKAQDLAKQAIKLDANSASAHFELARADGRLAQYSGIMQSLGLAGEVKRELDTAIKLNPNLAGAYVALGLWNAELTAKGFIATRATGADRGDIAPNFEKAIPLEPTNPSHKMEYANALILQNNKTAAAVQLQKMIALPANTFWEKRDLETSKAKLASLR